In a single window of the Cervus elaphus chromosome 1, mCerEla1.1, whole genome shotgun sequence genome:
- the LOC122695301 gene encoding olfactory receptor 10A5, translated as MAEGNWTRVSEFILLSFSSLPTEIQSVLFLTFLVIYLVTLLGNSLIILVTLADPMLHSPMYFFLRNLSFLEIGFNLAIVPKMLGTLIAQDTTISFLGCATQMYFFFFFGVSECSLLATMAYDRYVAICSPLHYPVIMNPRTRAKLAAVSWFPGIPVATVQTTWLFSFPFCGINKVNHFFCDSPPVLRLVCADTALFEVYAIIGTILVVMIPCLLILCSYTRIAAAILKIPSAKGKHKAFSTCSSHLLVVSLFYVSLSLVYFRPKSNNSPESKKVLSLSYTVVTPMLNPVIYSLRNNEVKNALGRTFHKALGLRNCIP; from the coding sequence ATGGCTGAAGGAAACTGGACAAGAGTGAGTGAGTTTATCCTCCTGAGTTTCTCTTCCTTACCTACTGAAATACAGTCAGTACTCTTCCTGACATTTCTGGTCATCTACCTGGTCACTCTGCTGGGAAACAGCCTCATCATTCTGGTTACCTTGGCTGACCCCATGCTGCACagtcccatgtacttcttcctcaggaACTTGTCCTTCTTAGAGATAGGTTTCAATTTAGCCATTGTGCCCAAGATGCTGGGGACCCTGATTGCTCAGGACACAACTATCTCCTTTCTTGGCTGTGCCACTCAgatgtatttcttcttcttctttggggTTTCTGAATGCTCCCTCCTGGCcaccatggcctatgaccgctatgtagCCATCTGCAGTCCCTTGCACTACCCAGTCATCATGAATCCAAGGACACGTGCCAAACTGGCAGCTGTCTCCTGGTTTCCAGGCATTCCTGTAGCTACTGTGCAGACCACGTGGCTCTTCAGCTTTCCATTCTGTGGCATCAACAAGGTgaaccacttcttctgtgacagcCCGCCTGTGCTGAGGCTGGTCTGTGCAGACACAGCACTCTTTGAGGTCTATGCCATCATTGGAACCATTCTGGTTGTCATGATACCCTGTTTGCTGATCCTATGTTCCTACACTCGCATTGCTGCTGCCATCCTGAAGATTCCATCGGCCAAGGGGAAGCATAAAGCCTTCTCTACCTGCTCCTCTCACCTGCTCGTCGTCTCCCTTTTCTACGTATCTTTAAGCCTCGTCTACTTCCGCCCTAAGTCCAATAATTCTCCTGAGAGCAAGAAAGTGCTCTCACTGTCCTACACTGTTGTGACTCCCATGCTGAACCCCGTCATCTACAGCTTGAGAAATAATGAGGTGAAGAATGCCCTTGGTCGAACCTTCCACAAGGCCCTAGGCCTTAGGAACTGCATCCCATAA